The Brassica oleracea var. oleracea cultivar TO1000 chromosome C6, BOL, whole genome shotgun sequence genome includes a region encoding these proteins:
- the LOC106297052 gene encoding uncharacterized protein LOC106297052 isoform X1 — protein MSILNEIVSVAVGFYKRIQALMSTSDQSPPVATETPLLDQEQPPPDEEDDDLGQTLQRLEMFLTLLGFNQSSTRSLVLSWIVFLTIGLVLPVTVLELGHCKGCETYQNKSFELNIVVSQACLAGVSLLCVSHNLRKYGIREFLFVDQLSGRMGRLKDQYMQQISCAFLGGGFGRNTVFECLKPQHNSVKLLGLWSLICFGLKAVREIIRMLYVPHDQPWLSVFILVSMILSWTYLSTIFLAASSMFHLVCNLQVIHFEDYAKLLDEESEISFFIGEHTNLRRYLSKISHRFRIFLVLQFLVVTASQFTTLFQTTAYSGRITYINGGDFAVSAVVQVVGIILCLHAATKISHRAQAIASVASKWHAIMSCSSTDSTQIRASPSGVHLEATTNPPISFRISPSESDVESMDHYMRMPANNSHFSSYMSMSSYHRRQAFVLYLQMNPGGITIFGWTVDRHLINTIFFIELSLVTFVLGRTVVFTSE, from the exons ATGTCCATTTTGAATGAGATCGTATCCGTCGCCGTGGGTTTCTACAAACGTATTCAAGCTCTGATGTCGACTAGTGACCAATCACCACCAGTTGCCACTGAAACGCCGTTGCTCGATCAAGAACAGCCTCCGCCCGACGAAGAAGACGACGACCTCGGCCAAACGCTGCAAAGGCTAGAGATGTTTCTGACGCTCCTCGGGTTTAACCAGTCGTCAACGCGAAGCCTCGTCTTGTCATGGATCGTGTTTTTGACGATCGGTTTGGTGCTTCCGGTGACGGTGTTGGAGCTAGGACATTGCAAAGGGTGTGAGACGTATCAGAACAAGAGCTTCGAGCTCAACATCGTGGTCTCGCAGGCGTGTCTGGCTGGTGTCTCTCTGCTCTGCGTTTCGCATAACTTGAGGAAGTATGGGATTAGAGAATTTTTATTTGTTGATCAACTCAGTGGTCGTATGGGACGGCTCAAGGATCAGTATATGCAGCAAATCTCG TGTGCTTTTCTAGGTGGAGGTTTTGGACGGAACACCGTCTTTGAATGTCTGAAACCGCAACAT AACTCTGTGAAACTGCTTGGACTATGGTCGCTCATATGTTTTGGACTAAAAGCTGTTCGGGAGATTATTCGAATGCTATATGTGCCTCATGACCAGCCGTGGCTATCTGTTTTTATCCTCGTATCAATGATCTTGTCATGGACTTACTTAAGCACTATCTTTCTAGCTGCGAGCTCCATGTTTCATTTGGTCTGCAACTTGCAAGTCATTCACTTTGAAGATTACGCAAAGCTCTTAGATGAGGAGTCCGAAATCTCCTTTTTCATCGGTGAGCACACTAATTTGCGCCGTTACCTATCCAAAATAAGCCATAGGTTCCGCATCTTTCTGGTTCTGCAGTTTCTGGTCGTCACGGCTAGCCAGTTCACTACACTTTTCCAGACCACTGCGTACAGTGGGCGTATCACTTATATAAACGGTGGTGATTTTGCT GTCTCGGCTGTGGTCCAAGTTGTTGGAATAATTTTATGTTTACACGCAGCAACGAAGATATCTCACAGAGCACAAGCAATAGCATCAGTTGCAAGTAAATGGCATGCGATAATGTCTTGTTCATCTACAGATTCAACTCAAATCAGGGCTTCTCCTAGTGGTGTTCACTTGGAAGCCACCACGAATCCACCCATCTCCTTTCGGATTTCACCTTCAGAAAGCGATGTGGAATCAATGGATCACTACATGAGGATGCCTGCTAATAACAGCCACTTTTCTTCATACATGTCCATGTCCTCATATCACAGAAGACAAGCTTTCG TGTTGTATTTGCAGATGAATCCAGGTGGGATAACGATATTCGGGTGGACAGTAGACAGGCATTTGATAAACACAATATTCTTCATTGAGCTCTCTCTTGTTACCTTTGTACTTGGGAGGACTGTAGTCTTCACTTCTGAATGA
- the LOC106297052 gene encoding uncharacterized protein LOC106297052 isoform X2, whose protein sequence is MSILNEIVSVAVGFYKRIQALMSTSDQSPPVATETPLLDQEQPPPDEEDDDLGQTLQRLEMFLTLLGFNQSSTRSLVLSWIVFLTIGLVLPVTVLELGHCKGCETYQNKSFELNIVVSQACLAGVSLLCVSHNLRKYGIREFLFVDQLSGRMGRLKDQYMQQISNSVKLLGLWSLICFGLKAVREIIRMLYVPHDQPWLSVFILVSMILSWTYLSTIFLAASSMFHLVCNLQVIHFEDYAKLLDEESEISFFIGEHTNLRRYLSKISHRFRIFLVLQFLVVTASQFTTLFQTTAYSGRITYINGGDFAVSAVVQVVGIILCLHAATKISHRAQAIASVASKWHAIMSCSSTDSTQIRASPSGVHLEATTNPPISFRISPSESDVESMDHYMRMPANNSHFSSYMSMSSYHRRQAFVLYLQMNPGGITIFGWTVDRHLINTIFFIELSLVTFVLGRTVVFTSE, encoded by the exons ATGTCCATTTTGAATGAGATCGTATCCGTCGCCGTGGGTTTCTACAAACGTATTCAAGCTCTGATGTCGACTAGTGACCAATCACCACCAGTTGCCACTGAAACGCCGTTGCTCGATCAAGAACAGCCTCCGCCCGACGAAGAAGACGACGACCTCGGCCAAACGCTGCAAAGGCTAGAGATGTTTCTGACGCTCCTCGGGTTTAACCAGTCGTCAACGCGAAGCCTCGTCTTGTCATGGATCGTGTTTTTGACGATCGGTTTGGTGCTTCCGGTGACGGTGTTGGAGCTAGGACATTGCAAAGGGTGTGAGACGTATCAGAACAAGAGCTTCGAGCTCAACATCGTGGTCTCGCAGGCGTGTCTGGCTGGTGTCTCTCTGCTCTGCGTTTCGCATAACTTGAGGAAGTATGGGATTAGAGAATTTTTATTTGTTGATCAACTCAGTGGTCGTATGGGACGGCTCAAGGATCAGTATATGCAGCAAATCTCG AACTCTGTGAAACTGCTTGGACTATGGTCGCTCATATGTTTTGGACTAAAAGCTGTTCGGGAGATTATTCGAATGCTATATGTGCCTCATGACCAGCCGTGGCTATCTGTTTTTATCCTCGTATCAATGATCTTGTCATGGACTTACTTAAGCACTATCTTTCTAGCTGCGAGCTCCATGTTTCATTTGGTCTGCAACTTGCAAGTCATTCACTTTGAAGATTACGCAAAGCTCTTAGATGAGGAGTCCGAAATCTCCTTTTTCATCGGTGAGCACACTAATTTGCGCCGTTACCTATCCAAAATAAGCCATAGGTTCCGCATCTTTCTGGTTCTGCAGTTTCTGGTCGTCACGGCTAGCCAGTTCACTACACTTTTCCAGACCACTGCGTACAGTGGGCGTATCACTTATATAAACGGTGGTGATTTTGCT GTCTCGGCTGTGGTCCAAGTTGTTGGAATAATTTTATGTTTACACGCAGCAACGAAGATATCTCACAGAGCACAAGCAATAGCATCAGTTGCAAGTAAATGGCATGCGATAATGTCTTGTTCATCTACAGATTCAACTCAAATCAGGGCTTCTCCTAGTGGTGTTCACTTGGAAGCCACCACGAATCCACCCATCTCCTTTCGGATTTCACCTTCAGAAAGCGATGTGGAATCAATGGATCACTACATGAGGATGCCTGCTAATAACAGCCACTTTTCTTCATACATGTCCATGTCCTCATATCACAGAAGACAAGCTTTCG TGTTGTATTTGCAGATGAATCCAGGTGGGATAACGATATTCGGGTGGACAGTAGACAGGCATTTGATAAACACAATATTCTTCATTGAGCTCTCTCTTGTTACCTTTGTACTTGGGAGGACTGTAGTCTTCACTTCTGAATGA
- the LOC106300336 gene encoding lipoxygenase 6, chloroplastic, with the protein MFIASPVKTNFYGVSLVRSPAFPVLPRRLQHRVSLSRQVRAVISREEKAVDQEDEKSKNRSVVYSSSSPAFPWQRSKYTGTKTVMAVVKIRKKMREKLTERLGHQFELLMKAVGQGMLIQLVSEDIDPETGSGRRSLETPVLGLPKARNDPRNLEFTATFTVPTDFGKPGAILVTNLLSSEICLSEIIIRDGSDTILFPGNTWIHSRNDNPDGRIIFRSQPCLPSHTPAGIKELREKDLRSVRGNGKGDRKPHERIYDYDVYNDLGDPRKKDRVRPILGGPEMPYPRRCRSGRPLVSKNPPCESRGKDKEEFYVPRDEEFEDIKRDTFTAGRLKALFHNLVPSIAAALSNLDIPFTCFSDIDKLYKCDIVLRPTEPKDTGLGGFFGSFVDGILNVGETLLKYDTPAVIKSDRFAWLRDNEFGRQALAGVNPVNIELLKELPIRSKLDPAVYGPQESALTEEVIAKEVQHYGMTLEQAFEEKRLFLLDYHDMLLPFVDKINSLKDDPRKTYASRTIFFYSKAGALRPLAIELSLPPTPDNDNKFVYVHGHDATTHWMWKLAKAHVCSNDAGVHQLVNHWLRTHASMEPYIIATNRQLSTMHPVYKLLHPHMRYTLEINARARKSLINGGGIIESCFTPGKYSMELSSAAYKNMWRFDMEGLPADLVRRGMAEEDASEECGVKLVIEDYPYAADGLLIWKAIKNLVESYVKHFYSDPKSIASDFELQAWWDEIKNKGHYDKKDEPWWPKLNTTQDLSEILTNMIWIASGQHAAINFGQYPFGGYVPNRPTLLRKLIPHENDPEYEMFMRNPQYSFLSSLATQLQATKVMAVQETLSTHSADEEYLIDLKENQRRWFQDEEVVKYFSKFSEELEEVEKKINKRNKDKKLKNRTGAGMPPYELLLPTSPHGVTGRGIPNSISI; encoded by the exons ATGTTTATAGCGTCTCCGGTGAAAACGAACTTCTACGGCGTCAGCCTAGTGAGATCTCCGGCGTTTCCCGTACTTCCACGTCGGCTACAACACCGAGTTTCTCTCTCGAGACAAGTTCGAGCTGTGATCTCGCGGGAAGAAAAGGCGGTGGATCAAGAAGACGAGAAAAGTAAAAACAGATCAGTCGTATATAGTAGTAGCTCTCCTGCGTTTCCATGGCAGAGATCTAAGTATACAGGAACAAAAACGGTTATGGCGGTCGTGAAGATCAGGAAGAAAATGAGGGAGAAGCTAACCGAGAGGCTCGGGCATCAGTTTGAGCTTTTAATGAAAGCTGTCGGTCAAGGGATGTTGATTCAGCTTGTTAGTGAAGATATAGATCCTG AAACTGGTTCAGGTAGGAGGAGTTTAGAAACTCCAGTGCTAGGACTCCCCAAGGCTCGGAACGATCCTAGAAACCTTGAGTTCACAGCCACCTTCACCGTACCGACTGACTTTGGTAAACCAGGTGCCATTCTTGTCACCAATCTCCTTTCCTCAGAGATTTGCTTGTCAGAGATTATCATCCGTGACGGCAGTGACACCATTCTCTTCCCTGGTAACACTTGGATCCACTCCAGGAATGATAACCCTGATGGCAGGATTATCTTCAGAAGTCAA CCATGCTTACCTTCCCACACCCCTGCCGGGATCAAAGAACTACGAGAAAAGGACTTGAGAAGTGTCCGTGGTAATGGAAAAGGCGACAGAAAGCCTCATGAGAGGATCTACGACTACGATGTTTACAACGATTTAGGCGATCCACGTAAAAAAGATCGAGTTAGACCTATTCTTGGTGGACCAGAGATGCCGTATCCAAGACGCTGCAGGTCTGGCCGGCCTCTCGTTTCAAAAA ACCCACCGTGTGAGAGCAGAGGAAAAGACAAGGAGGAGTTTTATGTTCCAAGAGACGAAGAATTCGAGGATATCAAGAGAGACACTTTCACAGCTGGGAGATTAAAGGCTCTCTTTCACAACCTAGTCCCATCTATTGCAGCTGCATTGTCAAACTTAGACATTCCATTCACATGCTTCTCGGATATCGATAAACTATATAAATGTGACATTGTCTTGAGACCCACGGAGCCAAAAGACACAGGTCTTGGGGGCTTTTTTGGTAGTTTTGTGGATGGGATCCTCAACGTTGGAGAAACACTACTAAAATACGACACACCAGCCGTTATAAAAT CGGACAGGTTTGCATGGCTGAGAGACAATGAATTTGGACGTCAGGCTCTCGCTGGTGTCAACCCTGTGAACATTGAGCTTCTGAAG GAGCTGCCAATTCGAAGCAAGCTTGACCCGGCTGTATATGGACCCCAAGAATCTGCTCTCACAGAAGAAGTGATTGCTAAAGAAGTTCAACACTATGGAATGACTTTGGAACAG GCGTTTGAAGAGAAGAGGTTGTTTCTATTGGACTACCATGACATGCTCTTGCCATTTGTGGACAAGATAAACTCCCTCAAAGACGATCCAAGAAAAACATATGCATCAAGAACAATCTTCTTCTATTCAAAGGCGGGTGCACTGAGGCCGTTGGCTATAGAGCTCTCGTTGCCTCCCACGCCGGATAACGATAACAAGTTCGTTTATGTGCATGGACATGACGCTACCACTCACTGGATGTGGAAACTAGCTAAAGCTCATGTCTGCTCAAACGATGCTGGTGTTCATCAACTAGTAAACCACTG GCTAAGGACTCATGCTTCCATGGAGCCATACATCATTGCTACTAACAGACAGCTGAGTACAATGCATCCGGTTTACAAGCTGCTTCACCCTCACATGCGCTACACGCTAGAAATCAATGCGCGTGCACGTAAGAGCCTAATCAATGGAGGAGGAATCATCGAAAGTTGCTTCACTCCAGGAAAATACTCGATGGAACTAAGCTCTGCGGCGTACAAGAACATGTGGCGGTTTGACATGGAAGGACTTCCTGCTGATCTTGTTCGAAG GGGAATGGCAGAAGAAGATGCTTCAGAGGAATGTGGTGTGAAGCTTGTGATCGAAGACTATCCATACGCAGCAGATGGTCTTTTGATCTGGAAAGCCATCAAGAACCTAGTTGAATCCTATGTGAAACACTTCTACTCTGATCCCAAATCCATAGCCTCTGACTTTGAGCTCCAAGCTTGGTGGGATGAGATCAAGAACAAAGGTCACTACGACAAGAAAGACGAGCCTTGGTGGCCTAAACTCAACACAACACAAGACTTGTCCGAGATCCTAACCAACATGATATGGATCGCCTCGGGACAACACGCGGCCATCAACTTCGGCCAGTACCCGTTCGGTGGGTACGTCCCGAACCGACCTACGCTGTTGAGGAAACTTATACCACACGAAAACGATCCGGAGTACGAAATGTTCATGAGAAACCCTCAGTACAGCTTCCTAAGCTCTTTAGCGACACAACTCCAAGCAACTAAAGTGATGGCGGTGCAGGAGACGCTCTCGACGCATTCCGCTGACGAAGAGTACTTGATCGATTTGAAAGAGAATCAGAGACGTTGGTTTCAAGATGAGGAAGTGGTTAAGTATTTTAGCAAGTTTTCGGAGGAGCTTGAGGAGGTAGAGAAGAAGATAAATAAGAGAAACAAAGATAAGAAACTGAAGAACAGAACAGGTGCTGGGATGCCTCCTTACGAGCTGCTTCTACCTACTTCACCACATGGAGTCACCGGCCGTGGTATTCCAAACAGCATTTCCATATAG